A stretch of the Aspergillus puulaauensis MK2 DNA, chromosome 6, nearly complete sequence genome encodes the following:
- a CDS encoding RidA family protein (InterPro:IPR006175,IPR035959;~PFAM:PF01042), with amino-acid sequence MAQSKTDPFQTPLVTTSNPPNTRAHAAHSQLSITPFPPNDPTIAFIRTAPQTSNSTAAARQAILSQDHAHHAFQNLKTTLAAAGATPRDITKLTVYLQTGAHITAEQLDQIIAGFCSDVEGNRHKPPVTVLYVEKVMAEGFAKVAVEAEAIVSLKPPSYESLA; translated from the coding sequence ATGGCCCAGTCAAAAACCGACCCCTTCCAAACCCCCCTCGTCACAACTTCCAATCCTCCAAACACCAGAGCACATGCCGCCCACTCACAGCTGTCAATAACGCCCTTCCCCCCAAACGACCCCACAATCGCCTTCATCCGCACCGCACCCCaaaccagcaacagcaccgccgcagccagaCAGGCGATTCTATCGCAAGACCACGCACATCACGCATTCCAGAATCTCAAAACCACCTTGGCCGCTGCAGGCGCGACACCGCGCGACATCACCAAGCTCACGGTGTATTTGCAGACCGGGGCGCACATCACGGCAGAGCAGTTGGATCAGATTATTGCAGGGTTCTGTAGTGATGTGGAGGGGAACAGGCACAAACCGCCCGTTACGGTGCTTTACGTGGAGAAGGTGATGGCAGAAGGGTTTGCGAAGGTCGCTGTTGAGGCGGAGGCGATTGTCAGCTTGAAGCCGCCGAGTTATGAGTCGTTGGCGTGA